One Solanum lycopersicum chromosome 2, SLM_r2.1 genomic region harbors:
- the LOC101255549 gene encoding uncharacterized protein has protein sequence MILPIDPANKLSFKRFIKDGDLVIVYERHDTMKAVKVSEDGVLQNRFGAFKHSEWIGKPFGSKVLSNKGAFVYLLAPTPELWTLVLSHRTQILYIADISFVVMYLEIVPGCVVLESGTGSGSLTTSLARAVAPTGHVYTFDFHEQRAASAREDFEKTGLSSLVTVGVRDIQGEGFPDEFCGRADSVFLDLPQPWLVIPSAGKMLKPDGVLCSFSPCIEQVQRSCEALKSQFTDIRTFEVLLRTYEVRQKILESCPVNEGDSIERPPRKRRQGSAEGSNGTECSSSPAVVIRPSGEARGHTGYLTFARLKCFV, from the exons ATGATTCTTCCAATTGACCCAGCAAATAAATTATCGTTTAAGCGTTTTATTAAAGATGGAGATTTGGTCATTGTGTACGAGAGGCACGACACAATGAAAGCAGTGAAAGTCAGTGAGGATGGGGTTCTGCAGAATCGTTTTGGTGCTTTTAAGCATTCTGAATGGATAGGTAAACCTTTTGGGTCCAAGGTTTTGAGTAACAAAGGTGCTTTTGTTTACTTGTTAGCTCCAACTCCTGAGCTATGGACGCTAGTACTGAGTCACAGAACCCAGATTCTTTATATAGCTGATATTAGTTTTGTTGTTATGTACCTGGAGATCGTTCCTGGTTGTGTGGTTCTTGAATCTGGTACTGGAAGTGGATCTTTGACGACTTCGCTTGCAAGGGCTGTTGCCCCCACTGGCCATGTTTATACCTTCGATTTCCATGAACAGAGAGCTGCCTCAGCTAG GGAGGACTTTGAAAAAACAGGGTTGAGCAGTCTGGTCACAGTAGGAGTAAGAGATATACAGGGCGAGGGATTCCCTGATGAGTTTTGTGGGAGAGCAGATTCAGTATTCTTAGACCTTCCTCAACCTTGGCTTGTCATTCCTTCTGCTGGCAAAATGTTGAAACCAGATGGGGTATTGTGCTCCTTCTCTCCATGCATTGAGCAAGTACAGCGCTCATGTGAAGCACTCAAATCACAGTTTACAG ATATAAGAACATTTGAAGTACTTCTTCGCACCTATGAAGTTAGACAAAAGATACTAGAGAGCTGCCCAGTAAATGAAGGAGATTCTATTGAGCGTCCTCCACGGAAGAGGAGGCAGGGTTCTGCTGAAGGAAGCAATGGGACTGAATGCTCCTCTTCTCCTGCGGTGGTGATTAGGCCTTCTGGTGAGGCAAGAGGTCATACAGGCTATTTGACATTTGCCAGACTCAAATGTTTTGTGTAA
- the LOC101255257 gene encoding phosphoenolpyruvate/phosphate translocator 2, chloroplastic, which yields MGTSTFYMSLPTPFLKPQKPSNKIFITSSNKFNSALQHYALHKPKSCSIRKTSVAILAKSSCRLDLFKVRAVAENAGESEVVKPKEVIQTLQLGAMFGIWYLLNICYNIYNKQVLKVFPFPATVTASQFGCGTLLILFMWGFRLHPIPKISKSQFKAIFALAAIHTLGNVLTNISLGRVAVSFTHTIKAMEPFFTVLLSALFLAERPSPWIVSSLVPVVGGVALASMTEASFNWIGFGSAMASNLTNQSRNVFSKKFMVKEEEALDNINLFSMITIISFILLVPAAILMEGIKLTPSYLQYTAASQGLHVRELCVRLLLAGFCLHSYQQVSYMILQMVSPVTHAVGNCLKRVVVIVSSVIFFQTPVSPINSLGTAMALAGVFLYSRVKRLRGKPKDA from the exons ATGGGAACCTCTACATTTTACATGTCTCTTCCCACACCATTTCTAAAGCCTCAAAAACCTTCCAATAAAATCTTCATTACCAGTAGTAATAAGTTCAACTCAGCTCTTCAGCATTATGCTTTGCACAAGCCAAAAAGTTGTTCGATTCGAAAAACTAGTGTTGCTATTCTGGCGAAAAGTTCATGTAGACTGGATCTGTTCAAAGTGAGGGCTGTAGCAGAAAATGCAGGTGAATCTGAGGTTGTGAAACCCAAGGAAGTGATACAGACGCTTCAACTGGGCGCGATGTTTGGAATTTGGTACCTTTTGAATATTTGTTATAATATTTACAACAAAcaggtactcaaggtttttcCATTTCCGGCGACTGTTACGGCCTCACAATTTGGCTGTGGGACTTTGTTAATACTCTTTATGTGGGGATTTCGTCTTCATCCGATACCAAAAATCAGTAAATCTCAA TTTAAAGCAATATTCGCACTAGCTGCAATTCACACATTGGGTAATGTTCTAACGAACATCAGTCTTGGGAGAGTAGCCGTTTCGTTTACTCACACAATCAAAGCAATGGAACCATTCTTCACCGTGCTTCTTTCCGCGCTGTTTCTTGCAGAG CGGCCATCTCCTTGGATTGTATCTTCTCTGGTTCCCGTTGTTGGTGGAGTAGCATTAGCATCAATGACAGAGGCCTCTTTTAATTG GATAGGCTTTGGCAGTGCAATGGCTTCCAATCTGACTAACCAATCGCGTAATGTATTTAGCAAAAAATTCATGGTTAAAGAGGAG GAGGCATTGGACAATATCAATTTGTTCTCTATGATCACAATCATTTCATTCATCCTTTTGGTACCTGCTGCCATTTTGATGGAAGGGATCAAGCTTACTCCATCCTATCTACAATATACTGCT GCAAGTCAAGGTTTACATGTCAGAGAGCTTTGTGTGAGACTTCTTTTAGCTGGATTCTGCTTGCACAGTTACCAACAG GTTTCATACATGATACTACAGATGGTATCACCAGTGACACATGCAGTTGGTAATTGTCTGAAGAGAGTGGTAGTCATTGTATCCTCAGTCATCTTCTTCCAAACACCCGTTTCACCAATTAACTCCCTTG GGACTGCTATGGCTCTAGCTGGAGTCTTTCTTTATTCAAGAGTAAAGAGATTACGGGGGAAGCCAAAAGATGCGTGA